In one window of Mercurialis annua linkage group LG4, ddMerAnnu1.2, whole genome shotgun sequence DNA:
- the LOC126676705 gene encoding cinnamoyl-CoA reductase-like SNL6, translating to MLSLPVIGPAFKVEETNCNGFGRARLSSSLNARENKLVCVTSGNSYLGSQIVKNLLANGYLVRVTIQNQVDFEEMKCLMNEEEIYKLESIVAVRMQDLNSLCAAFCCCRAIFHTGSFIDPHGVSSYSVSSECRSWFYFY from the exons ATGCTATCATTACCCGTTATCGGACCAGCTTTCAAGGTAGAAGAAACCAATTGTAATGGCTTTGGTAGAGCTCGTCTTAGCTCCAGTTTGAATGCAAGAGAGAATAAACTTGTTTGTGTAACAAGTGGAAATTCTTACTTGGGTTCTCAAATAGTCAAAAACCTCTTGGCTAATGGCTACCTTGTTCGAGTCACAATTCAAAACCAAG TTGATTTTGAAGAAATGAAGTGCCTAATGAATGAGGAAGAGATATATAAACTGGAAAGTATTGTGGCAGTAAGGATGCAGGATTTGAACAGTCTTTGTGCTGCATTTTGCTGTTGCCGTGCTATTTTCCACACCGGTTCATTCATTGATCCGCACGGGGTCTCCAGTTATTCTGTAAGTTCAGAATGCAGAAGTTGgttctatttttattaa
- the LOC126676704 gene encoding uncharacterized protein LOC126676704: MGEEREDPQKLKRIAAAAYDYESDSRWPDYWSNILIPPHLASRTDVVDHFKRKFYQRYIDPELLVEAMTSTGSSQSAKSSPSSAASGTSNDQTRSRSTGSAARTSGTSTTTSQNASPTSVRWDRQTIQFSVNAWVFVVAVLAIIPLVPRNLSSRAYRLSFMGTACSSLYSLYSLYGRPRALNLQGLQAYFTTIIATKDFIYFIYCLTFVTSHLCLKFALIPILCRALEQVARFLRRNFGGSTIYRKYLEDPCVWVESNTTTLSILSSHAEIGLGFLLILSLFSWQRNIIQAFMYWQLLKLMYHAPVTAGYHQSVWAKIGRTVNPLIHRYCPFLNTPISAAQRWWLR; the protein is encoded by the exons ATGGGAGAAGAACGAGAGGATCCGCAGAAGTTGAAGAGAATAGCGGCGGCTGCTTACGATTACGAGAGCGACTCCAGGTGGCCGGATTACTGGTCTAACATCTTAATCCCACCTCACTTAGCTTCTCGCACTGATGTCGTTGATCACTTCAAGCGCAAGTTCTATCAGCGTTACATC GATCCTGAACTTCTTGTTGAGGCAATGACTTCAACTGGGTCATCTCAATCAGCAAAATCTTCCCCATCCTCGGCTGCATCAGGCACTTCAAATGATCAAACTCGTTCACGGAGCACAG GTTCAGCTGCTAGGACCTCTGGGACATCAACAACTACAAGTCAAAATGCTAGTCCTACTTCTGTGCGCTGGGATCGCCAAACTATACAGTTCTCTGTCAATGCTTGG GTTTTTGTTGTGGCTGTGCTTGCAATTATTCCTCTTGTACCCAGAAATCTCTCAAGTAGGGCATACCGGTTGTCATTTATGGGCACAGCATGTTCATCTCTATATTCCTTGTACTCACTATATGGG aGACCAAGGGCACTGAATCTGCAGGGGTTGCAAGCTTACTTTACTACGATAATTGCAACTAAGGATTTCATCTACTTCATCTACTGTCTTACATTTGTCACTTCACATCTTTGCCTCAAAT TTGCATTGATTCCCATTTTATGCCGAGCATTGGAGCAGGTTGCGAGGTTCTTAAGGCGCAATTTTGGTGGTTCCACCATATACAG GAAGTATCTGGAAGACCCCTGCGTTTGGGTGGAGTCAAACACGACGACCCTCAGCATTCTTTCATCACATGCGGAAATTGGACTTGGCTTCCTCTTAATTCTCTCTTTGTTCTC GTGGCAGCGAAACATTATACAAGCATTCATGTACTGGCAG CTTTTGAAGCTCATGTATCACGCACCTGTCACTGCTGGCTACCATCAGAGTGTATGGGCAAAAATTGGAAGGACCGTCAATCCGCTTATCCACCGCTATTGCCCATTCTTGAATACTCCAATTTCTGCTGCTCAAAGATGGTGGTTGAGATAA
- the LOC126677562 gene encoding isoprenylcysteine alpha-carbonyl methylesterase ICME-like isoform X2, whose protein sequence is MKPPSSLPATHASADLHSSSSSSSDKCDQKSNRELKTSDDHDIINTQQQQQPRRRVSSSSCKPPPGLRRQQSFGRDIGHAASETYLITHLTFTLLRYLGVGYRWMTRLAALAFYAMLLMPGFLQVAYYYFFSSQVRRSVVYGDQPRNRLDLYLPENLDGPKPVVAFVTGGAWIIGYKAWGSLLGKQLAERDIIVACIDYRNFPQGTISDMVADASQGISFICNNIAEYGGDPNRIYLMGQSAGAHIASCVLVDQAIREAKGGEKVSWNISQIKAYFSLSGGYNLCNLVDHFNNRGLYRSLFLSIMEGEESLKLFSPEVRVEDPSFKQAVSLLPPIILFHGTGDYSIPSDSR, encoded by the exons ATGAAGCCGCCCTCATCGCTGCCGGCGACACATGCATCAGCCGATCTCcactcatcatcatcatcctcatCCGATAAATGTGACCAGAAAAGTAACCGTGAGCTGAAGACCAGCGATGATCATGATATTATTAACACACAACAACAGCAACAACCACGTCGCCGAGTTTCTTCTTCCTCCTGTAAACCACCGCCTGGCCTCCGCAGACAGCAGTCTTTTGGCCGCGATATCGGACATGCCGCCTCCGAAACTTACTTGATTACTCACCTGACCTTCACTCTTCTCAGATATCTTGG GGTAGGCTACCGGTGGATGACAAGACTGGCTGCTCTTGCCTTCTATGCTATGTTACTTATGCCTGGATTTCTTCAAG TTGCATACTATTATTTCTTCTCAAGCCAGGTGCGGCGTAGTGTCGTTTATGGAGATCAACCCAGAAATAG GCTGGATCTGTATTTACCAGAAAATTTGGATGGGCCAAAGCCAGTTGTTGCATTTGTAACTGGTGGTGCGTGGATTATTGG GTACAAGGCATGGGGTTCTCTTCTAGGAAAGCAGTTGGCAGAAAGAGACATCATAGTCGCATGTATTGATTACCG AAATTTTCCACAGGGAACCATTAGTGATATGGTAGCAGATGCTTCCCAGGGGATTTCATTTATATGCAATAATATTGCAGAATATGGCGGTGACCCTAACAG GATTTACCTAATGGGGCAATCAGCTGGAGCACATATTGCTTCCTGTGTTCTTGTGGATCAAGCAATTAGAGAAGCCAAGGGAGGAGAGAAAGTCTCCTGGAACATTTCCCAGATTAAAGCGTATTTTAGTTTATCAGGAGG GTACAATTTATGTAATTTAGTTGACCATTTCAATAATCGAGGCCTCTATCGCTCCCTTTTCTTAAG CATAATGGAAGGTGAAGAATCCCTCAAACTATTTTCTCCTGAAGTTAGAGTAGAGGATCCAAGCTTTAAACAAGCTGTTTCGCTCCTGCCTCCTATTATTCTTTTCCATGGGACTGGTGATTATTCAATACCGTCTGATTCCAG ATGA
- the LOC126677562 gene encoding isoprenylcysteine alpha-carbonyl methylesterase ICME-like isoform X1 → MKPPSSLPATHASADLHSSSSSSSDKCDQKSNRELKTSDDHDIINTQQQQQPRRRVSSSSCKPPPGLRRQQSFGRDIGHAASETYLITHLTFTLLRYLGVGYRWMTRLAALAFYAMLLMPGFLQVAYYYFFSSQVRRSVVYGDQPRNRLDLYLPENLDGPKPVVAFVTGGAWIIGYKAWGSLLGKQLAERDIIVACIDYRNFPQGTISDMVADASQGISFICNNIAEYGGDPNRIYLMGQSAGAHIASCVLVDQAIREAKGGEKVSWNISQIKAYFSLSGGYNLCNLVDHFNNRGLYRSLFLSIMEGEESLKLFSPEVRVEDPSFKQAVSLLPPIILFHGTGDYSIPSDSSQAFAEALQRIGAEAELILFEGKTHTDLFLQDPLRGGKDDMFDHIVARIHACDKEALARDAIAPPRQRLVPELLLRLASHISPF, encoded by the exons ATGAAGCCGCCCTCATCGCTGCCGGCGACACATGCATCAGCCGATCTCcactcatcatcatcatcctcatCCGATAAATGTGACCAGAAAAGTAACCGTGAGCTGAAGACCAGCGATGATCATGATATTATTAACACACAACAACAGCAACAACCACGTCGCCGAGTTTCTTCTTCCTCCTGTAAACCACCGCCTGGCCTCCGCAGACAGCAGTCTTTTGGCCGCGATATCGGACATGCCGCCTCCGAAACTTACTTGATTACTCACCTGACCTTCACTCTTCTCAGATATCTTGG GGTAGGCTACCGGTGGATGACAAGACTGGCTGCTCTTGCCTTCTATGCTATGTTACTTATGCCTGGATTTCTTCAAG TTGCATACTATTATTTCTTCTCAAGCCAGGTGCGGCGTAGTGTCGTTTATGGAGATCAACCCAGAAATAG GCTGGATCTGTATTTACCAGAAAATTTGGATGGGCCAAAGCCAGTTGTTGCATTTGTAACTGGTGGTGCGTGGATTATTGG GTACAAGGCATGGGGTTCTCTTCTAGGAAAGCAGTTGGCAGAAAGAGACATCATAGTCGCATGTATTGATTACCG AAATTTTCCACAGGGAACCATTAGTGATATGGTAGCAGATGCTTCCCAGGGGATTTCATTTATATGCAATAATATTGCAGAATATGGCGGTGACCCTAACAG GATTTACCTAATGGGGCAATCAGCTGGAGCACATATTGCTTCCTGTGTTCTTGTGGATCAAGCAATTAGAGAAGCCAAGGGAGGAGAGAAAGTCTCCTGGAACATTTCCCAGATTAAAGCGTATTTTAGTTTATCAGGAGG GTACAATTTATGTAATTTAGTTGACCATTTCAATAATCGAGGCCTCTATCGCTCCCTTTTCTTAAG CATAATGGAAGGTGAAGAATCCCTCAAACTATTTTCTCCTGAAGTTAGAGTAGAGGATCCAAGCTTTAAACAAGCTGTTTCGCTCCTGCCTCCTATTATTCTTTTCCATGGGACTGGTGATTATTCAATACCGTCTGATTCCAG TCAAGCTTTTGCAGAAGCTCTTCAAAGAATAGGAGCTGAGGCTGAGCTAATTTTATTCGAGGGAAAAACTCATACAGACTTGTTTCTACAA GATCCTTTGAGAGGCGGTAAAGACGACATGTTCGACCATATTGTTGCAAGAATTCATGCATGTGACAAGGAGGCTCTTGCCAGGGATGCCATTGCACCTCCAAGACAACGTCTTGTTCCTGAACTGCTGTTAAGGTTAGCTAGTCATATCAGCCCATTTTAG